The Cuculus canorus isolate bCucCan1 chromosome 5, bCucCan1.pri, whole genome shotgun sequence DNA segment TGTACTGGTGCAAACATGATCAAAATGTGACTGTCACCAGCCCTGAAAGAGATAACAAAAAAGAGATTACTTGTTGCTGGCTGTCAGCAATATTACATTTACGAGGCTTCTTTGAGACTCTTGCTTGTCAGCCACCTGCTGAAGAGAGGGAGCATGCCCTGCAATGAAGCGGGGTCCTCTGATAAGTCTTTCTCAGATGGCAAATGCTTCCTCATTGCCTTGTTAAAGCCGTACCAGTCCAACGTAAGACCTGCGCAGGCCCCACCTCTTTGAAgccttcctttttcatttccagaaagagctgtttctttcaaaaattgTGTGAAGCAGTATCCACTCAGCAGGAGAATATGAAACGATTCAAAGCAATCCATAAGTATTGATGTCTAGCTAGCGTGTAAGGCACTAATGGAAGAAGGTGCAGATGTGTCAAGGTAGTTTGTGGCAAAGTTGGTGCCTTTTTTGAAACGCATCTTTTGTGTGGATTGATAAATAGCCTTGGCTTGCAAGCAAGTATaaatataaactggagagtATTAAGAAATGTGATACATGCAATGACAGTGCCTGTAGAAACTTGAAGCAAAGCCCAGCTGCTCTGAAGTGATTTCTGAAGGCTGTATGTTGAGACATTTGCTGTTTCAGTTTAAAGGCTTTGTAAGGAGAATGGACTGTAAAGAAAAGGTAATGGCTCACAGTAATGGACTTTCTGCAAGTACTGGAAGTCAGTCAGATGTCAATATCAGATCCCCTGGCTCTGAGGAGCTCTGGCTTTCATCTTCTGCTAAGCCTAGAGGACTGGAAGGACTACACTTGGGAACACCGCTAGAGCGGTTTCCACAAAGACTCTGTAGAGGCAAGGGGAGTTTCTTGAGGGCACTGCATTGAAGTGTAGGCAGCCACATGCATGTTGACAGAAATTATTGTAGCTGAGGTGGGTCTGCGAGAGAGGTGAACACTCATGTACCCAATTAACCTGATTTTTCAGTCTTAAGCAATATACTTGGCCTCAGAAAACTGAAAGTCCACCATATTGACTCTTGATCTTAGAGAAATGAAGGGGACTGTCTGAAAATCATCGACCCTGTGAGGTACGTGTAGCTGTGTGGTGAGGTATTGTAGCCCAGGGACTGGGCTATGAACAGGAAATTCGAGATTTCACAtccaaagggaaagaaagctAAGGATAAGAAAACATGGTATTGGTAAAGCTAGGCAGGTAATGCAATATGCATGGCCTATGCAATTACAATCAAGAGACTATTATGTTGAGTACTGTATAATCAAGTAATAGGAGACAATCAATCCTTAGCAATCTTACAAGATAAAAAGATAGAAGCATTATCCTTACTTTTCGTAAGGATAGAATACAAATGTTGGACAAAATAACTGTTCGGCAGGGCTTAGGAGCTGTGTGTGTTTTCATGAGTTGCAAGGTAGGCTGTTTGAGTGGAAGCAACACTTTCTCTCTaatcaaagcagaaatttaaaGCTCAAAACAGAATAGTCTTAGAAGTGAGAAACAAGTGGAGTTATAAAGAGCTCAAACAAGAAATCAAGTTTAATTGGTGCCATCAAGAGTGCCAAAAAGTGCATTTCATCTTCATCATCAATAGAGAATGAAAGAAACGTAAAAGGCAGTCTAAACCTATTCTAAAAATAATACTTGTTCAGGGTCTTTGTGATGTGTGACCACTGGATTTATTGTTTCCACaccttggctttctgggctctGAGATCTCAGTAATGAGGTGTTTACTGACATTCTGTTCAATTAGACCATTTGTCCTTGAGTAATAAATGTAATTCTGTTAAACTGATTTTGGTTTGGGATTGCTTTTCCCTACTGCCATAAGTCAGGTCATTGTAGACAGGACTGACAGCTCTAGCAAAAAATCCCATATCACTGTAGCTtgcaaaatacatcttttttttttaatctttaaaagagaggggaaaaatctgaaatcagaaagaaagaaaaaaaatgtctgttttacCAAACCCCTTCTTCTGAGACTTTTTCACGATGTACCCTAAAGATCAGGGGAATGCAGTGACTGGaatattttactgcatttaATGTTGACACAGCCATCATCCTTGCTTTGCCTCCATTCCCTTATCTATCTTGCAACTTGGCAGAAAAATTCAAACTAGTCCAAAACAGCAAGTTGCAAGTTCTCAGCTCAGTCACATGATTTCTCTgagcaaaatctgaaaaaacCCCCTCTGTTTTATTGTACATGAGCACATGTGTCTTAGAATTTTAGTAGTTTCGATGTACTGATGtatttttgaattttcttccttccagtttCAGGTCTTGCCTTCCTCACCTTCAGGCCTCTGTGGCGTCTGAAAGCATAGGTAAGTGGGGAtgaatgagaaaaggaagattcCGTTCTTGTGCTAAGACTAGGCTTGAGAAACTGAGGTTTCACTCTTTATCGGTTTCTCAAGTTATACCATAACATAACAAGGCTCGGATCCTTAAAATCTGCTAGCAGCAAAGTGGCTAACTCTTCACTGTCTCGCTGGGATTAGGCATTTCATTTTAGTGGAGCTCTATGGGCTTTGGGGATAAGGGCATTTCCCTTGCTTGTGCAGGTTGAAGACTCTGAGGTGATGCAGGTCCATTGAAACAAACTGTCAAATTATGGTCAGGTAAAAAACCTGATATATCTCCCCACCTAAAATAATCTCACTGGAGTCAACACTCGCAATTTCTCAGTTAGAGGTGCTGTTATTTTTGTCCCTACCTCCTCAGGTCAGCGGCACAGAAAATTCCTTGGGGTGAGACATTGCTTGCTTTTTGGCTATTTGCTACAGGGCTTCCTCTTCATATCACCCTACACAACTGGTGTCCAGACTAAGAGGCTTTCTCCTTTGGGAAAAATGCTAAATGAGGACTTTACTGGGAACCTACTGAAATTCATGGCCCATAGTGCTGAGaataatttatctttcttgTCATCAGTTTTACAATGCCACACGTGAAGAACTGGAATGTGGAAGGATGCTTACAGGCATTAACATTATAAATTTAACTAGTTTAGGCCTTGCTACTGCTTCTCTTCCTCTAAATCATAGAGCTGTCTTGCTAGATATAGTAAATATCACTGTGGCTCTGTAGCTCGTATGTATATCTGCTCTGATTcataaattacaaagaaaaaaactagaAGGAaggataaatataaatatgaattCATAAGAGCTGGCTTAAAAATATAAGAATTCGTCTGAATAATCATATTTCATGTAATAAGGTATGTACGTCAGTGATGGCTGTGCTGCTAAGAAGGTAATTAACACTCATCAGGGACCTTTTCCAATGACTGTATCAATCACATTTTTGGCCTTTGCAGTTAAAGACATTCTTAGTGATCGGGGATGTAAAAACTATTTGTAGGGACGATACTTGCCTCAGCAAAGGAGGAGTGGAGATGGGAGGAACCATGTCACTTCCCACAGGTGTAGTATGTGTGACCATTGGCAGTCTTGAGGAACTCCCAtctggcagaaagcagagtGAACTTCTCTGCAACACGATGCTGCAGaagcgtggagaagagaaagctcaggtGACTTCAAACAGCAGCCATCCAAAATCTACAAGGAGGTTATCAGGAAGACAGCCAGGCTCTTCACACTGGTGCATTAAAGGCAAAGATTTTGTCTAAGCAAATCTTGTAGGGTTAAAAACTGTATGGGAACCACTGATGGATGGGCACCAATTGACCCTCCTGGCCACCTCTGTTGCAGATGGACACTTTAGTCTTGATCTCTCTGGAATTCTAACCTGTATAGCTATCTGCAAATCAAATCACACTTCTcaagttttcagaaaactttGTCCCAGTGTTACATGACACTAAAATGACATTGGTATCCTGTTTCTTTTGTGACTCCTATAAATTCTTACctactttttcttccccatcagAAGTTTGTGGGGCTTTGGCTTTCTGGGGATCTGAGGACAGTTATAAAATCTATTATAAATTTATTTGCACTTTGAAACCTAAATTGAAAACCtgttcattaaaattattttagtgtggggaaatgtaattttatctattttaaaacGATGAAGATGTTATTGGCAAGAAACGTATTTATCTGCTTTTGCAGTTACAGCTCAACATCGGTGTAGTTTGACATGAAAATGATTAGTAGCTATTCATTAGCAATGGAATATTTATACCCTTAACTACTATTTTAAAGGATTAGAGTATATTGCTCAGACTTAGACAAATTCTCATTACACATAGTGGATCTACACATAATGGTACGTCCTCTTCAGTAACATCATAGAGGATTTGATTCAGCAGAGCCCTTAAGAACACTCCTGAGGTCAAGTTTCTTCTCAGGCTCATTGCTTCATTTAGAAAGAACATACAGAAGAATTAAGATAGACTGAGAAGTGATAATTGTGGCTTTGTATGGGGGCCAGCTCTTGGATTCAAGTTTTATAAAAGATCCCACACtgaaagtgaagaaatattgCAATAGAAGCTTTCTCaagtgaggagagaaaaaaaaagatactattttctgcagaataaaaatctaaagccagcaaaggaaaagggCAAGACTGAGTGTGAGAGAAAGTGCATCTAGTACACAGGCAACAAAGTCTTCCATTTCATGAGAATTCAAGTTATTACTTTTAGCTTCAGCTAAACAAATACTCTCAATGACTAAAGAAGCTTTGCAGTACagtcaaaagaaaataccaaaGAGAAACAATGTGAGAGAGGAGGTGGGATGAATGACAGGCAattaaaggaagacagaaatgcTAAAGCTGTTTTAtaacaatgaattttttttagaagaacatGGAGGAAAGATtgtgaaaacaatgaaaacctTTAGATAATGTTGATATAAGACCACATAGACAGGAACATGCCAAGATTTAATGCCTATGCATCTTCATGTCTGGCTCATGGTGATTAGAAGCTGGTGCTTACTTTCAGGGCTGTTGTTAGACTCAAGGTACTCTTAGTGTTGCCTTAGCTCTTTTCTAATAGGTGACATAGATCTCTAAGGCTGGAAACTGAACTTCTGCATGTGGGTTACAGACTTAGAAAACATGGCACTAAGGTTCCTTGTATCTATTGATTTTAGGAGGGATGTTAGAGTCTAACAAACCTGCAAGTGAAACTGTGCAGGACTTGAAAACAGCATTGCTGAAAACAAATCCTTAAACTTACcagtggcagaggaagaagaagaacaCTACAGGGCTCAAGTGTATCATGAGCAAACCCAAAGTTTCCTCGAACATACAGTATGTTACCACATATATGATGAAGAAATTACAGACAACACGAAAGGGAAACGCCtgaaaaatacttgcttttcaAATACACTGTTTTCCAGGAGACAAGCTTCCATTCTAGAAATGTGGCCTGGCATTCTTTGCATCAGAatttaaatctttaaatttGTCtagatgaaaatacatttaattagAATTGGCTTTAGTTATGGACGTCTCTGACCAACTCCCTGTAGTTACTGAGAATTTCACACATGCAGTTGCTCTGATCTGCGTAGTCCCCACCTTTCCTGGTACTACTTTTTGTACAGTGGGTTTGAACAACTCAGTGTTCATATTAAAACACTCTGCTGTTCAGCAGTAGAAAGGGGAGGAAAGTGTTCATTGACAAGAATAATTAATAGAAAGAAAGCCCTGAAGGGAGTGTCTTCCATGGAAAAACTGGAAGGACCACATCTGCACAATTTAAGCAACAATTAAGGAGTGCTATTGTAATAAGCTGTAAGGATTACAATATTGTAAACAGGAATGGGAGAAGGATGTcaattagcattttaaaattaaaaaaggggaaattaATCTAAGTAGCTCTATAATAATGCTTTGTGATAGATGTTGGAGTGGAAatcctttttaaataaaaagactgtAAAGAGGAGGGAATAGTTTGATAAATTTCTTAGTTTGGGACAAGAAGCTAGAAACTCTTGAATTGGAAGCTACCAATGTCTTGTTCTGGTTTAACCTAGAAATTTTATCTATTTCTAGACTtccaaaaagtttaaaagaaattaaccTGTGTCAATGAAAATTattggattttcctttttttttgttagctttaATTTGGAGTGAGAAAACTATCGTCACCtctcaaaaaatacatttgatcTTCACGATTTCATAACACTTGCATACTGTTGCTCCTAGTGAATCGTATCCTAGATCCCTGGTATTGTTTTTGTATTCTCATCTGTTTTAATATGTGATTTGATATGCCTCACTCTAATCTCTTGCAGCTCCCTTTGTTTTTCCCTGATCAGTGTTCTGTGTCAtgtacattttgttttcagttttcattcattaaaatgacatttctcaTCTTCTGCTTCACTGCACTGTTGAGGACTTGCCACTTATTTTCCTCACCCTCTCTGTTCTAACTCATggcaaatgaaataattaatcaAAGCAAAAATCCTCCTACAGGTATCTACAAACCCTGCATACTGAATTTGACTACTGCAACATCAAAAGTGAGGTTTTGGGGAAACACGGCAATACCTTGGCATTTTTAGAACCCTTAAGAGAAAATTTGACATTTATGTCTTTGGGAAAAGGTGTTTTGAGGCAAATTCTCAGCCGCTGGAGTGGAGGGGTCTATGACCCTTTTCTTTGGCTGAAGATCTGTTGTTTTCCGTTTATGGACTCACTTGTTAAAGTATCAGATGCTGCTCCCTGTCAGAAATGTCCTACAGAATATAAGTGCTCTAAGGAGTGCCATGGCAGACACACCTATCACTCATTTCACTTGAGTCAAAATATATCATCTTCTTCTGAACAAATTATTATTGATTTACTTTCCCACCCTCTACTATGTCTATTTTTAACCAGGTTCAACCTCCAAAAACCTCAGTGACTATTGAATCTGTATTTGGGCCAAACATTGTCTGGTGGCACAACAGAGCTCTTTTAAAGTCACAGTGAAAACAGTGCATCTGGACACACCGagtgaagaaaaatgagtaCTCAGTTTTAATTATCTCCAATGGCTTACTCCAAAAATCTTCTCCATGATGGGATGGGAATACTGAAGgtaagtaaaaaattaaaacatcactgcaaagaaaatgtcaatCTCTTGTGAAAACATCTAGTGTCTTTCTAGTCTTATGCCTCTCTCTGTGGTTTCCTCAAGAAATCAAAACGGAATACGTCAAAAAAGtaggaatattttattataatatttcaaaattcttcTTGTTTTAAACATTAAGCCAAATCATAGTTAAACTTGTAAACCTgagaatatttttgtgaattatttaaactttgtttttctcatgtTCATAGTAAATTTGCAATTTTATGGTTAGTTTTTATGGTTGAGGAGATATTAAAATTGAATTTGAATATCTTTTGCAGCCATTTTGATAGATTTAGTTGAAAATTTAGTTTAGTTACATATTGTTCTGTAACAgaattaattacagaaaaaagtgAGAAGATTGTAGGCTATTGTACAAGGAAAACCCAGTACTAATTGGCTGGAAAGGCTGGTTTTGATCTACATATTAGTGCATATAAACCGAGAAAAAGAGTCAAGTGAAATGTAGAAGTGGACTTTGAAACTGTGTTAGTATGAAAGAACATAACACAACAGGATATTAAATAATGAGATATATAGTATCTAGCAGAAACCTAATTTTGTGTAATTGCCAAAATAGGGGTTTAGTGTCAAATAATGAATGTTATAAAAAATTAAGCTGATACTGTGTTCCAGTTCATAAAAGTCACCCTTTATTGTGccatattttacatattttcttagGTGAGATAACAGTTAATTTTCACTTGCATAGATATCTTTGTATTCATTGACCAGAGAAATTAATGTCTTGCCTTAGAGATTGTCTTCATCTCATTAAATTGAATGAGTCAACAATGAGTCTTTTTTGCATCTGTTTTCTATCTTAGTATTTTGAAGGGGaaataacaactttttttttatctccatttCTATTTACTGCAGGTCAGATTCTTGTGTTTTTTATGGACTTCATCGAATTATTTGTGGTATGACCTGCCACTCACACTCACTGTGAGCCAGTATGGGAGCATAAAGCACAAGGTGTGTTATAGCTTTTGTACTGAAATAAGTTTTGCTTtagagctgtgctgtgccttACCTGTGTGATATTATTAGCTACCATTGTTCTTCACAGTGCTGCTACAGATCTCGGAGGTATCATAGGAACTGGATGCCAGTCttcaaaacagaacagcaaGTACTTGCACACATCAATAATGGtcaaatttctattttatcCATGAAGAATAAGGAAAGTAGTGGGAATTATTGATGACAAATGCATTGAATCTTGATTTAAGATACTTATGTGGGAAATGAGCATTTCTGTATTCCTGGTTCTTAGTTAATTGCCATATGACTGATGTcagaaaatcagcagaaaagaaagaaattttttaataGGTATTGAATAGTAGGGCATTATTTTAGCTTTATAAAGACCTAATTTAGACTACTGCAGTGATCTTGCTTATTACTACCACACATTGCACTAAGTAAGTCTTCCTCCATGCACGACTTGGTAAAAGTCAGTATTTCAAGTATAGTGTAAGTGTTCAATGAATACAACTTAAAAGAATTACTACATATTTATTGCTGTATTCTGTCTGTTACCAAGTAGGAATACTGAAGCCAGGAAGGAAATCCACAGTATTTCCCTTTGTCTCCTCTTTcgtttttctcttctcctttgctctttctcttttgctgctgTCCAAGTTGTACACTTTTTAGTGGTGAAATagtaggaaaaaggaaactatGGAGGCAATGTAAAAACTACAAGTAAAACTAGGGTTTTGCAGAGCCAAACATAAAATTCCCATAGGCTAGACTTTCCTAAGCTTTTGAAAGATATCTTCATTAGAAATACCAAGCTCTATATGAAAAAGGACAACTGTGGAAGTTAACAGTCCTAGACCCGAAAAATTGCATCAAATACGTGTCATGGAGTGGAAGGTTAAGCCACAAGCTTTTAAGTAGTTTTCAATATTCTTTTCAGTGTGCAGAGCCCTGCCTAGGGAATTCAAGCCtgtggaaaaacattttgttttccttgtttgcttttcacaggCTGATGAGAAGCAGTCCTTACACACCCATGCGCTGCAGACTGAGAACCAGTGCTCTGGAGCTTACTGAGAAAGAGAGACTCCTTTAGAAAGCAATCTAGGAGCTTTACTCATTAACTTTTGTTGGACTGATGCCACCCAGAGCAATCTGTCCAGTGTAtgttttaaagaaggaaaataaaaaccccaaaaagtaTCTCCACTGGTGTCTTTTATTAAGTAATGCAAAATACAGTATTAATTATGACACTGCATGCATTTTAGACAATATAAATGCAAGCCTACAGAAAATGTGACAAGGAAACCCTCAATTACTTTTGAGGTAGTATACaaggaaaaataggaaagcagaaacacagtggattaaaagaacaaaatattagtATCACTTTGTGCATACATTACtcataaatacatttgtatGAAATAGCTTAAGTTGCAACTTCATTCTTGTCAAAAAATATACTTCAAATTCActattcttgtttgttttgttttcacatgaCATTTTATGGTGCTTTATCAGGTGGATATATTTTTTGTCGCTGCTGTCATGATTTTACCCTTTTCCTCCAAGAGTTTAGGCACAGATGGCCTcatgcacaaaaataaataagaaaccTGCTTGAAGGGAAAAGAATTCTGTTCAGATAGCTTAGGATAGTCtaataaatacaattttgtttataaaaatattttgggtttatAAAAGAGGGGAGGAGACGATCTCCCACATGGAAAGGATGTTAAGTGAAAAGTGCtgtataatatttttaaagagactttgttttaaacatatAGTACCattatgaatatatattttataataatcCTGTTTCTTAGAACCTTAATGTTCACTAGAAGTAACAAATactgtttgcttccttttgttCGTTGTCTTATTGCCATTTTGAAAGATGCCTAGTTCAGAAGGGTTCCATATAATTGTGCTTTTGTAAGGCTGTCCTTCCGACTcaaaccagtgctcccagtccgTTGAAACGGCTGCTGTTTGCTGTGAATACCCGAATGGCTTCCTTGCTCCATGGAAGACTGGTGGATTTCTGAAGTCTCCATTGAACTCTGATTGAGGGATTCTGCTGAGCTGTTGGGGCTCACGTCCACATACTCTCTCTTTAACACTGGGCTATTTTCAATGTGTTTCGTACTGCATAACTGGACAGTgatcctttcatttttttggtCTCTtgattcttttgttttgtaagtgggcaatttttcctgtttacagCTAGTGCTGATGTCAATATTCAGACCACTGTCTGTTCTTAGGAAGCAAGAATCCACAAGTCTGCTTTGGCAGATATCGTCTCCCTCTGAGCAGCTGTCTGCTTTGTAACTAGCATAGATGGGACTTGTTCGACTGTCTCCCTTCTTAATAGGGCTGCTGTAGTACTGCTCTGAAAAACTACAAGGTGACAGCCTGCCAGTGTTCCTGTAAGAGTACGCACCAATGTCCTCCACGCTCAGTTGCCTCCATCGCCCAGGCAAGTCTTCTTCTGAAAGGTGGGTGCTCCTGCACTCATTCCTCATTTTCTGATTTGCTAAAGCCTGCTGTGGTGTTATGGCTGAGAAATGAAAAGGTTCATTTGCATAAGGAGGCAGACTTCTAGTAAAAGTGGGCGAATTCTCATTGTCATCGGCAAGCTCCATGTGCTGTGCTGGTTTGGACTTGGCAAACCTAGGACTTCCCTGATGCTCGTAACCTGCAGGTGactttctttcaaacagttcATCTCGGTTGCTCATGTAGATTGCTTGCTGCGAGGCAGTCAGAGTGTTTGCTTGGGCATTCTCCTTCTCTTCGGATGTGACACTGAAGCTGGAATAGGAGCTGGAGGTTGGAAGAGAAGTAATGTACTCTGGGAAGGCTTCATGAGAGAAGCTGGAATGGAAACCGTCTTCTTCAACCGTGCTGTCTGTAGAGTTCTGGGACCGCAGGAACCCTGTATCTTTCACTTGTGTGTCCACACTctgcctcctttccctcctcctctcctctgggCAGTAAAGGGCAGTGTCACTGCAATAGATGTCCGACTTGTACTGGGGTCTTTGTCCAGGTTTTCCAGCAGAGTCCTGAAAATTCAGATCCCTTGTAGACGGACTTGACAAGTGTGAAGACAAGCTGTTTGGATCCGGTTTTTCCAGTACTTTGGCAATGACGCAAGTGGGTATGGTATCAGCATAAGATGTGTGGCACAAAGGGACAGAAAGGCTACACCCGTGTTTTTCCAGATGGATGCTGATTCTTTCCTGAAAGTCAGATGGCAACTGTAACATAAAGAAATGGCAAAGGggacaggagaaaaatgtgcatGTCAATACGGGTGTCTTCTTGGGCTTATGAACACTGATAGATGGGTACTGTTTATGACATTACATAGCTCACTATATAAGGTTCTTTAACTAATATGATGGCCACAATCTTTGTGCATTTCTGGAAACAAGTGTAACCAAATGACTctcattttttaacatttggaaATTTTAATCTGCTTCCACTCATGGAAAACAGtgtgaaactgaaatatttccttctacGTTAATTCAGGTAGGATAGGAATGATGTAAAGAATGTAGCAAACAATGATCTTAAATGACATGTCAGGAATTGCAGCCCACAGCAACACTTCCCAGaatgcatgcatgtgtgtgatTTGTGGTTAGAGGTGGTGGAGCAGAATTTGTGGAGGTCTCTGCTGGGGTAAGGAGAGAGATCAGatctattttgcttttcttctgctctcttctAATCTGTTGTGCCTCGAACATGGTGCCAAATTCACTCCCACCCTTTAGCATTACATCTGCTAAACTTAAAGCAATGGTACTGGCTGCTGTGACAGGAGTGCTGCGTTGCTGAGGAGAAGCAGATCAAACTGACCGCCTTGACCCAGCACTTGCGCACTACTTGTCAGATCACCAATCCATATAAATCTCAACATGTTCctctcttccagcagctgctaGCTGACTGCTTTTCTAGTTTCTTACTACACTGAGAGAAATAAGAGCTAAGACCTGAATCTACACTATGATTCCTGTGGAAGACAATTCAGAATTAGTAAGTCTGTTATGCATCATAAATCATATAGTTTTTGGAGAAAGTCAGGATTAGCTCAGTGGATGGTGGTTCCACCTGATATTCTGGCATGTGTACCGGAAGTGACTGAGAGCCTGCATTCCTTTTTGTGTCTCAAAAGCCTGGTGGGTAATGCCTAGGCAGGTACTGCTAAGCACGCTTGCCGGTGCAATTTTATCTGCTTTGTGCATTTCAGTTCTCTATCAATGATCAGCGAGGAATATGAGGGAATGCTGCCTGATGTCTGTCTCTCAATATTTCTTGCCAGAAATCAAAAGCACTCATGTTTGAactaagttttcattttgaatgtgATAGGTCCTTTGATATCCATGTTGATTTACACTACTTAGGAATTTAGCTCTTGAATATTTGGCTGAACTCTGATTTACTCAACACTTTCCATTTATAACTAGAAATCAGGTTCCTCTTTACCAAATATTCAGCAGTCACCCTTGTAGCTCTAATGATCGCACTCCCTCTAGAGTTGTTTCTCTAGAGGAGAGGACACTACACATACTGAACTGGTGTCCTGCCTTTATTTTAGGCAAGAGAAATTTAAGGGTCTTGCTCTTTGTAATGAACACACATCTTGTTATATATGGAACTCCTCTTTTAGCTTCACTGGAAAGTTTTTAAAGTTGGTTTAATCCCTCAGACTCAATGTATTCAAAACATGGCATGTTGTGGAATGGAATTCTTCTTAATGTGGGGTAGGATGGGTGTTTTTTCAACCAACAGACCTTCCAGGGTATTTTGGATTAATCATTATGTTGTCAATTATCTCATGTATCTTCCATTGGAAATAAAGAGTCCGATATTGCCAATCTGCTAGCAGACAGCAATATCAGTCGTTGTATGTACAGATGAAGCAAAGCTTGAATAAACAGGTTGTAAAATAGGGCTGCTGTAAATTGCcacagaaataaggaaaagaaatacagtttatttgACATGAAACTGCTG contains these protein-coding regions:
- the BEGAIN gene encoding brain-enriched guanylate kinase-associated protein isoform X4, yielding MATKKAQQMKNSSWSSWLKQKLSKKKGMLAQDRKHFEDSFSVKASAAEMEKISTLQEQKGELRKRLSYTAHKLEMLETEFDSTRQYLEIELRRAQEELEKVTEKLRRQVITPVKTYHIGSPKYFTRIQNNYLALQRINQDLEDKLYRMGQHYEEEKRALSHEIIALNNHLIEAKVTIDKLSEDNELYRKDCNLAAQLLQCSKNYDRAHKLSELPSDFQERISIHLEKHGCSLSVPLCHTSYADTIPTCVIAKVLEKPDPNSLSSHLSSPSTRDLNFQDSAGKPGQRPQYKSDIYCSDTALYCPEERRRERRQSVDTQVKDTGFLRSQNSTDSTVEEDGFHSSFSHEAFPEYITSLPTSSSYSSFSVTSEEKENAQANTLTASQQAIYMSNRDELFERKSPAGYEHQGSPRFAKSKPAQHMELADDNENSPTFTRSLPPYANEPFHFSAITPQQALANQKMRNECRSTHLSEEDLPGRWRQLSVEDIGAYSYRNTGRLSPCSFSEQYYSSPIKKGDSRTSPIYASYKADSCSEGDDICQSRLVDSCFLRTDSGLNIDISTSCKQEKLPTYKTKESRDQKNERITVQLCSTKHIENSPVLKREYVDVSPNSSAESLNQSSMETSEIHQSSMEQGSHSGIHSKQQPFQRTGSTGLSRKDSLTKAQLYGTLLN
- the BEGAIN gene encoding brain-enriched guanylate kinase-associated protein isoform X7 encodes the protein MEKISTLQEQKGELRKRLSYTAHKLEMLETEFDSTRQYLEIELRRAQEELEKVTEKLRRQVITPVKTYHIGSPKYFTRIQNNYLALQRINQDLEDKLYRMGQHYEEEKRALSHEIIALNNHLIEAKVTIDKLSEDNELYRKDCNLAAQLLQCSKNYDRAHKLSELPSDFQERISIHLEKHGCSLSVPLCHTSYADTIPTCVIAKVLEKPDPNSLSSHLSSPSTRDLNFQDSAGKPGQRPQYKSDIYCSDTALYCPEERRRERRQSVDTQVKDTGFLRSQNSTDSTVEEDGFHSSFSHEAFPEYITSLPTSSSYSSFSVTSEEKENAQANTLTASQQAIYMSNRDELFERKSPAGYEHQGSPRFAKSKPAQHMELADDNENSPTFTRSLPPYANEPFHFSAITPQQALANQKMRNECRSTHLSEEDLPGRWRQLSVEDIGAYSYRNTGRLSPCSFSEQYYSSPIKKGDSRTSPIYASYKADSCSEGDDICQSRLVDSCFLRTDSGLNIDISTSCKQEKLPTYKTKESRDQKNERITVQLCSTKHIENSPVLKREYVDVSPNSSAESLNQSSMETSEIHQSSMEQGSHSGIHSKQQPFQRTGSTGLSRKDSLTKAQLYGTLLN
- the BEGAIN gene encoding brain-enriched guanylate kinase-associated protein isoform X6, which gives rise to MKSLSFPSQPSTAAMPTVQRASAAEMEKISTLQEQKGELRKRLSYTAHKLEMLETEFDSTRQYLEIELRRAQEELEKVTEKLRRQVITPVKTYHIGSPKYFTRIQNNYLALQRINQDLEDKLYRMGQHYEEEKRALSHEIIALNNHLIEAKVTIDKLSEDNELYRKDCNLAAQLLQCSKNYDRAHKLSELPSDFQERISIHLEKHGCSLSVPLCHTSYADTIPTCVIAKVLEKPDPNSLSSHLSSPSTRDLNFQDSAGKPGQRPQYKSDIYCSDTALYCPEERRRERRQSVDTQVKDTGFLRSQNSTDSTVEEDGFHSSFSHEAFPEYITSLPTSSSYSSFSVTSEEKENAQANTLTASQQAIYMSNRDELFERKSPAGYEHQGSPRFAKSKPAQHMELADDNENSPTFTRSLPPYANEPFHFSAITPQQALANQKMRNECRSTHLSEEDLPGRWRQLSVEDIGAYSYRNTGRLSPCSFSEQYYSSPIKKGDSRTSPIYASYKADSCSEGDDICQSRLVDSCFLRTDSGLNIDISTSCKQEKLPTYKTKESRDQKNERITVQLCSTKHIENSPVLKREYVDVSPNSSAESLNQSSMETSEIHQSSMEQGSHSGIHSKQQPFQRTGSTGLSRKDSLTKAQLYGTLLN